In Methanobacteriaceae archaeon, the DNA window TCTTTAATTATTTTCTCATAATCCACTTCAAACATAATTAATAAATATGGTCATAATCAAATATAAAATACTATGGGTAATAAAAATGTAGCATTAATGAGAGGAGAACCTGAGATAGCTGTTAAAAAATTGGCTATCCCAATTATGATATCAATGATTTTAACTGCAATGTACAATATTATTGATGGTATTTGGGTAGCAGGTCTTGGACAGACAGCTATTGCAGGGATTGGATTTGTAACACCTATCTTTATGGTGTTAAACGGAGCAAGTGTAGGGCTTGGAAATGGTGCAACAAGTAGTATTTCAAGATTTATTGGTGCTAAAGACCATGATATGGCAAATAAATCTGCAACACACTCAATAATTATTTTTTTAATCGGATCAATTATTTTAACCGTTGCATTGTTAATGGTTCAAGAGCCACTACTTATGAGTTATGGGGCAAGTGGAGCAACATTAACTGAAGCATTGAAATATTCAACACCAATGTTTTTAGGATTAATTGCATTTATGTTTTCAAATGGTTGTAGTGGAATCCTTCGTGGAGAAGGAGATATGAAAAGAGCAATGTATGTTGTTGTAGCTACTGTTGTTTTAAATGCAATCTTAGATCCATTATTTATCTACACATTAGGATTAGGTTCTGCTGGAGCGTCCTTAGCAACAATCACAAGTTCTGCTATTGCAGCATTAATCATGTTATACTGGATTTTAGTTAAAAAAGACACCTATGTCCAGGTAGCTATTAAAAAGTTTAAATTTGACTTAGGTTTAGTAAAAGACATATTGAAAGTTGGAATTCCATCATCTCTTGATATGTTAATAATGGCAATTGCAATGTCTATTTTCTTACTTATAATCTCAATGGTTGGGGGAGATTACGGAATCGCTACATTCACATCAGGTCAAAGACTATACTTATTTGCAATAATGCCACTTACAGCTATCGGTTCAGCAGTAATTGCAGTATCAGGTAGCGCATTTGGTGCTAAAAATGGTGATTATCTTTCAAGAACACACAAATACGGTGTTAAATTTGGTTTAGCATTAGGAACAGCAATCACATTAATTTTAGTAATCTTTGCAACACCACTTGCAACATTATTTGCATATACTCCGCAAACTGCAAGCCTTGTTCCAGGAATCGCTTCATATCTTCAAATTGCATGTCCTGCATTAATATTAATTGGAATAGGAATACCTTCCAGTTTCTTTTATCAGGGAATTGGAAAAGGAACATATAGTTTAATGTTTACTATTCTACGTGAAATTGTATTTGTAGTTCCATTAATTATAATCTTCGTATACGTATTTAACTTAAATTTAATTGGAGTTTGGTTAGGTTTAGCTATTGGAAGAGGATTTACAAGTATATTGAATTACCTATTTGCAAGACATGAAATCAGAAAACTTAAATTTCAATTTAAAAATTAAGAGTTAAATTACTCTTAATACTACTTCTTTTTTTAAAAATATTGATTTAACCTTGTAAAATTGCTTTAAAAAATAACTTACTACTTTATTAATCTTAAAATTATATATAAGCAATGCAAATCAATTAATAAGGTTAAATCATGGAAGAACAAAATTTTATAATGCAAACAAAAATCATACAAGAAACATTTAACGACAAAAGAAAAATCAGATGCAAACTACCAATTGATAAATTACAATTAGAAGACAACATCCACCAGGAAGGAAATCTCTTTATTAGTGAAAATAACGAAATTATATATCTTGAATTGCAGCTAACCGACTTTACAGAAGACGAACTTGTAAAATATGTTGAACTTGCAGAAGCATTATATGAAAAAAAGAACTGTCACGTTTCCATATACATAATATGTCCAAATACAATTGACATATGTGTTAAGGAATGTGAAATTAAATCAGAAGCAGACTTTACAATCAAACTTGCAGCAATTGAAGAAAATCCAGCACATATGCTACTCAATATAATTAAAAATAAACTAAAAAAAGGAGAAACTCTTGATAATGATGATTTATATGCTCTATCAATGATGCCAATGATATGTAAAAAAGAAGAGAGAAACTATTTTAGAAAGGAATATTTCAAGATAATTAATAATTTTAATTAATTACTTGTTCCATTTCAAGATAGTTTTACCAAAACGGGAAATATAGTCTCTATCAAATGCTTCTTTTAAATCATTTAGAGAATTGATTTCATATATTTGAGTAACTAATTTTTCCAGGTATTCGAAAAGTTTAGGGTTTTGTTTAAGAGTTTCTACAACTCCAACAAAATCTTCTCTTTCAGAACGGCTATTTCCCTGAATTGTAAGTCCTTTTTCTAAAACCATACGAGTATTAAGTGGTATTGGATATTCACTTACACCAAAAAGATTTATTGTTCCTTGAGGATTTATTAAATCAATAATCTGGTCAATTGCAGATTGTGATGCGCTTGAACCTACACATTCAAATGCATGGTCAATTGTAACATCTTTTGAAACATTATGAATTGGATATATCCCATCAGCAAATGAAAATAAACTAAGATTTTCCATGTGTTTTCCAAAAACAAATATCTTGGATTCGGGAAACTTTTCTTTTAGCAATAAAGCAGTGATAAAACCTAAATTACCGTCACCCCATACTCCTAAAACATCTTTTGGAGTTATTGCTATTTCATCAAACTTGGAAATTCCCTGATAAGCTACTGAGAGTAGTTCAATAAATGCAGAAACCTGAAGGTTAAAATCATCTGGTATTTTAACAACACGACTTGCATCCAATTTAATTAAATCAGATGTAAATCCATCAAAACCACTGCCTCTAAATTTAGAATTATATGAATAATTAGCCCTGTAGACATCTTCGCCTTCAGGAGTATTTGGAATCAATACAACATTATCACCAGATTTAAACTCACCAGAATCATCAAAGACAACTTCACCTACTGCTTCATGGATTAATGCCATAGGTAATTTTTCTTCAAGAACCTCAGCAGGACGTGAGCCTTGATAGTACCTTTGATCTGCCTGACAAATTGAAAGATAGGTAGGTCTAACAATAACCCCACCAAGTTCAATTTCATCAATTGCCTCTTCAAAGAATTTCGGCGATTTTAATCTATAAACAATATTAATCATGAATATCCTCAAGTATTGTATTTGCTAATTTTAAATCATACGGATAAGTAATTTTAATATTTGTCACTTCACCATCAACTAGATATACATCTTCGTCCTTAAGAACAAATATTTTGCATGCATCTGTAAGTACATTGGATTCTTCTTCTGTTAAACTATTGATTAAGTTGAAAAGTTTCTTTATATTGAAGCTCTGTGGTGTTTGGCCTTGGTAATAATAATCCCTTACAGGAATACTTTCAATAGTCCTAGAATTAATACTCTCAACAATAGTATCAGTAGCAGGAACTACAGTATCACATGCACCATATCTTTTTGCAGCATCAATATTATCTTCAATAATCCTGTGAGTTACAAATGGACGTACGGAATCATGAGTAAGAATAATTGACTCATCATCAATTCCAAAATTCTCATCAATATACTTAATACTATTAATTAATGTATCATTTCTTGTTTTACCACCTTCAATAACAATAATATTATCATTTTTCCCAATATGTTCTTCAATTAAATGGTTGGTATGATTAATGAAATTCTTAGGTGTTAAAACAATTATCTTATCAATTTTTTCATTAATAACAAACTTTTCAATAGTGTGAATAATAACAGGTTTATTTCCTAATGGTAAAAACTGTTTAGGCACATCAGTTCCACTCATTCTTGAACCAATCCCGCCAGCCAAAATTGCTGCAAAAATCATATAAAAATTACCTCTTCCATAAATTTTTCTTAATATATTAATCTTTAAAAAATAGTATTTAACAATTTTTAAAAAACAAGCCTAAAAACAATCTCAAGATATTTATAATTAAAAAAATATAAAAAATTAATGGAATAATGAATATTCCAAATCTATATTATGATAATTCGGAGCAATAAAATATGCGATGTGTTGGTACAGTTGTTCGTGGAATAAGAACACCAATTATTAAAGAAAATGATGATTTAGCAACCATAGTTGTAGACTCAATTATGGCTGCAAAAGAAAGTGAAGGATTTGAATTTAAAGATAAAGATGTTGTAGCAATTACAGAAGCAGTTGTTGGAATTTCTGAAGGAAATTACGTAACTGTTGATGATATTGCACAGGATTTACAGGAAAAATTCCCATCAAAAAATATTGGAGTAACAAATCCTATTTTAAGTAGAAACAGATTTTCCATTGTCTTAAAAGGTATTGCAAGAGGAATGGATAAAATCACTCTTTTAACTTCTTTCCCATCAGATGAAGTTGGAAACGGTATTTTAGATGAAGAACTTTTAGATAATAGTGAATATAATTTAGCAAGCGTTATTAGTGAAGAAGAATACAAAAAGACATTTGGATCATGGAAACATCCATTTACTGGAATTAACATGATTGACTTTTACAAGGAATTAATTGAAAGTGAAGATTGTGAAGTTGAATTTGTATTTTCAAATGATGTTAAAACAATTCTTGACTACACCAGTGACGTGTTAAGTTGTGATATCCATACAAGAGAAAAAACAACAAAATTACTTAAAAATGAAGGAGCTAATGTTTACGGATTACACAACGTTTTAACCAAACCAATTGGAAATTCAGGATTTAACCCAGATTATGGATTACTTGGTTCAAACAAAGCAACCGAAGAAAGATTAAAGTTATTCCCAAAAACCGGTCAGCAATTAGTTGAAGAAGTTCAAAAAAGATTAATTGAAATAAGCGGAAAACAAATTGAAGTTATGGTTTATGGAGACGGTGCTTTTAAAGATCCTGTTGGACACATTTGGGAATTAGCAGATCCTGTTGTTTCACCAGCACATACAAGTGGATTAATAGGAACTCCTAATGAAATTAAATTAAAATATGTTTCTGACAATAAATTCGCAGACCTTAAAGGTGACGAATTAAAAGAAGCTATTAAAGAAGAAATAAAACACAAAGATAAAGATTTAACTGGTCAAATGATTACCCAGGGAACAACTCCTAGAAAATTAACCGACTTAATAGGTTCATTATGTGATTTAACTAGTGGTTCTGGGGATAAAGGAACACCAGTTGTATTTATTCAAGGATATTTTGATAATTTAGCAAATGACTAAATTACAAAAACCTTCTTTTTTTATTTTAAAATTAACTAAAAAAAAGTTCTAATTTTTACAAAAAAAAATAATTAGTTTTGAATAACAAAAAAAGAATTATTCAAAACACTACCTAAATTTTAAGTATTTAAAAGCAATATTAACCCCTTAATCAAAGGATAATATTACTTTCTATTTCTCAATACCTTAACCGTATGGGTAATAACCAATTCTACAAAATTCAATATTTATACTATTCATCATATTGTCTAAATATACACAAAGAGGTTCAAAAATTGAATCCACAGCAGAAAATGACATGAAATTACTCACGTGAGAAACACTAATCCCTCTACTTGATAAAACGGATTTAATATTATTAAAACATATTGATATTTTTAACAACATTAACTAACCTAGCAGGATTTTTACACCCTCCACGTATTAAATCATTATATTGTCCAACATAATTTTTTATACTTGCCAAATTATAATTTGGCATTAACTTATCCACCACACCGGTAGGATCTTCCCACTTAATTTGTTCACCTTTCATTATAATGTTATTACCTAACTCCATATCACTATCAGATAAACTAATTTTGACAGGCTTTGGATTTTTATTTTTACTAACAGGATTCTTACTTTCACTAACTGGATTTTCTCTTTCCTCATCCAATATAGTTCTTATCTTACTAGATGTTTGTGGATTTTCATTAGGGTTTTTTTCACCAATATCTTCATAAGGATCAGCCTCCTTAATACGCACATCACGTTTAGCATATTTCTCCTTAGGAGCTTTAACATCACCTTTATTTTGTTTGAATAATTTTTTACCGATTGTTTTACCTAATCCATACATCATTAAATGTCCAATTGCAGTATTTACAGAACTCCAAACTAAGTTACCAACATGTACATCATGGTTACATACTGCTTTGTAAGAGTTAATCCAAGTACTAGCAGCACTAGCAGCACCAACACTAACAGCACCAGAAATCACAGCAGAAACACCTTCCAAAGGAGCAAAGAAAATACCTGCAATCATAGTAGCAACAGACATCCAATTAGCAGTATAAGACAAAACACAATTCTTTATCTGACTAATACCCTTATCCAAGAAATAAGTTCCGTTAAAAGCCGTACTATTATCTGAATAAATAATATTAGATCTTCCGAGTTTTGAGTCGTAGATTGCGCTTCCTTCTTTATTGTAACCTCGATTATTGTTAAAAATACAATCTAATAAATTAGCACTACCTTCATTGTAGATTACACCACCATATTTAGCACTATTATCGCCAAAAGTACAGTTAACAAAATCACATGATCCAAAATTACGTACAGCTCCACCATTATCGTCTTCTGCAAAGAAATAACGAAATCTCATTACCAACAAAATCAGTATTATTCGCCAAAACACGCCCATGATTAATAATAGCACTATTAAAACCTTTAACAGTTACATTATCAAGAGTTAAAACACCAGAAGATGTAACATAAAACAAGTGATAATTAGCATTTTTATCACCATTACACCTTATAGTTGCACCATTACCAACAAGATGGACATTCATTCCACCTTTAATTTTACAGAAGTGAGCATCAACAAACTTATCAGCTTCATCTTTTTTAGTATTAGTGAAAAGACTTACACCCCAGTCTTTAAGTCCACCTAACATACCACCAATGTCTAAAAATGAATCCAAATCATTAACATGATTCACAATTCTTTTCCATAAACCACCATAATCCTCAGGACTCAAAGTATACTCCTTATTACCAGTTAAATTAATAACAACATCCGCATAATTATACTTAGACGCAGCAGTCAACTGAACTAAAACTTTACTAAGTTCTTCACTGTTTCTAACGTTTATTACTTTAGTGAAATTGGAATTGTTGTTTTTTGTGTTTAAAACACGTACAAGACCAGTATCACTACATTCAAACAATGGTACCTGATTAACATGATTTAAAAATACATACGCACTAGCACCGTTACTCATATAGAGATCTTCACCTGTACCCGTATTTCCTCCCCATTTACAGTCAAGGAATTTGTTTACTGATCCGTCTTCTCCGCAAACTGCACCACCATAACTACCTTTATTGTTTTTGAAAGTACAGTTAGCACAGGTTAAATCCGCGAAATTATCTATTGCTCCTCCTTCACGCATCAAACCATGGGAATTAAGAGTATCACTACGCTGATTATCAACAAAAGTAACATTATAAGCTACAACTTCACCATAAGAACGAATAGCAGGCTTACAACCAGTAAAAGTAAGATTACACAAAGACAACCTCACATTTTTACCAACATTAAAAAAAGTCTTACCATTACAAGACAAAGTCGCACCATTACCCATAACAACCACATCACCATGATCTATATGGAATAAAACGTCATCACCAGTGTTAAAATTATAATTCTTTTTAGTTAAATTAAGAACATGATTTCCATATTTAACATGCACACTATGCGCATCACCCATAGCCTTCTTAAAATCACCAGATGAAGAAACATTAACAAAATTACTATACGAATCAACATCCTTAGAAACAGGTACTGCACCAATATGATC includes these proteins:
- a CDS encoding MATE family efflux transporter; its protein translation is MGNKNVALMRGEPEIAVKKLAIPIMISMILTAMYNIIDGIWVAGLGQTAIAGIGFVTPIFMVLNGASVGLGNGATSSISRFIGAKDHDMANKSATHSIIIFLIGSIILTVALLMVQEPLLMSYGASGATLTEALKYSTPMFLGLIAFMFSNGCSGILRGEGDMKRAMYVVVATVVLNAILDPLFIYTLGLGSAGASLATITSSAIAALIMLYWILVKKDTYVQVAIKKFKFDLGLVKDILKVGIPSSLDMLIMAIAMSIFLLIISMVGGDYGIATFTSGQRLYLFAIMPLTAIGSAVIAVSGSAFGAKNGDYLSRTHKYGVKFGLALGTAITLILVIFATPLATLFAYTPQTASLVPGIASYLQIACPALILIGIGIPSSFFYQGIGKGTYSLMFTILREIVFVVPLIIIFVYVFNLNLIGVWLGLAIGRGFTSILNYLFARHEIRKLKFQFKN
- a CDS encoding zinc-binding dehydrogenase; this translates as MINIVYRLKSPKFFEEAIDEIELGGVIVRPTYLSICQADQRYYQGSRPAEVLEEKLPMALIHEAVGEVVFDDSGEFKSGDNVVLIPNTPEGEDVYRANYSYNSKFRGSGFDGFTSDLIKLDASRVVKIPDDFNLQVSAFIELLSVAYQGISKFDEIAITPKDVLGVWGDGNLGFITALLLKEKFPESKIFVFGKHMENLSLFSFADGIYPIHNVSKDVTIDHAFECVGSSASQSAIDQIIDLINPQGTINLFGVSEYPIPLNTRMVLEKGLTIQGNSRSEREDFVGVVETLKQNPKLFEYLEKLVTQIYEINSLNDLKEAFDRDYISRFGKTILKWNK
- a CDS encoding 2-C-methyl-D-erythritol 4-phosphate cytidylyltransferase — protein: MIFAAILAGGIGSRMSGTDVPKQFLPLGNKPVIIHTIEKFVINEKIDKIIVLTPKNFINHTNHLIEEHIGKNDNIIVIEGGKTRNDTLINSIKYIDENFGIDDESIILTHDSVRPFVTHRIIEDNIDAAKRYGACDTVVPATDTIVESINSRTIESIPVRDYYYQGQTPQSFNIKKLFNLINSLTEEESNVLTDACKIFVLKDEDVYLVDGEVTNIKITYPYDLKLANTILEDIHD
- a CDS encoding coenzyme F420-0:L-glutamate ligase — translated: MRCVGTVVRGIRTPIIKENDDLATIVVDSIMAAKESEGFEFKDKDVVAITEAVVGISEGNYVTVDDIAQDLQEKFPSKNIGVTNPILSRNRFSIVLKGIARGMDKITLLTSFPSDEVGNGILDEELLDNSEYNLASVISEEEYKKTFGSWKHPFTGINMIDFYKELIESEDCEVEFVFSNDVKTILDYTSDVLSCDIHTREKTTKLLKNEGANVYGLHNVLTKPIGNSGFNPDYGLLGSNKATEERLKLFPKTGQQLVEEVQKRLIEISGKQIEVMVYGDGAFKDPVGHIWELADPVVSPAHTSGLIGTPNEIKLKYVSDNKFADLKGDELKEAIKEEIKHKDKDLTGQMITQGTTPRKLTDLIGSLCDLTSGSGDKGTPVVFIQGYFDNLAND